The following proteins are encoded in a genomic region of Longimicrobium sp.:
- a CDS encoding D-2-hydroxyacid dehydrogenase — protein sequence MENAGLRRRIVINLRERRPIWDMPEWALEEIRAAVPPDWEFVAIPEPADSRGDGGGVAPDVLRAVRGAEVYLGYGIPRELFESATAPPDGRLRWAHSGAAGVGGSLHDLMRASPVALTNSAGVHAEPIADTVLAMVLHFARGLDWAVRAQARGEWDPSPFLAADAPIRELGRSTLGIVGLGGIGRAVARRGAALGMRVVGTRRRSAEGPQGVEVWTGDDALERLLPVCDYLVLAAPMTERTRGMLGERELARLPRHAVVINVGRGGVVDEEALAAALGDGRLRGAGLDVFAREPLPAGSPLWGLPNCLVTPHVSGTSHGFWRRETDLVVENLRRYLAGAPLLNTVDKKAGY from the coding sequence ATGGAGAACGCCGGCTTGCGGCGCCGCATCGTCATCAACCTGCGCGAGCGCCGGCCGATCTGGGACATGCCGGAGTGGGCGCTGGAGGAGATCCGCGCCGCCGTGCCGCCCGACTGGGAGTTCGTCGCCATCCCCGAGCCGGCCGACTCGCGTGGCGACGGGGGCGGCGTCGCGCCCGACGTGCTCCGGGCCGTGCGCGGCGCGGAGGTCTACCTGGGCTACGGCATCCCGCGCGAGCTGTTCGAGTCCGCCACGGCGCCGCCCGACGGCCGCCTGCGCTGGGCGCACTCCGGCGCGGCGGGCGTCGGCGGATCGCTGCACGACCTCATGCGCGCCTCCCCCGTGGCGCTCACCAACTCCGCCGGCGTGCACGCCGAGCCGATCGCCGACACTGTGCTGGCGATGGTGCTGCACTTCGCGCGCGGGCTGGACTGGGCCGTGCGCGCGCAGGCGCGCGGGGAGTGGGACCCGTCGCCCTTCCTGGCCGCCGACGCGCCGATCCGCGAGCTGGGCCGGTCCACGCTGGGGATCGTGGGCCTGGGCGGGATCGGCCGGGCGGTGGCGCGGCGGGGCGCGGCGCTGGGGATGCGCGTGGTCGGCACGCGGCGCCGCTCCGCCGAGGGGCCGCAAGGCGTGGAGGTGTGGACGGGCGACGACGCGCTGGAGCGCCTCCTCCCGGTCTGCGACTACCTGGTGCTCGCCGCGCCGATGACGGAGCGGACGCGCGGGATGCTGGGCGAGCGCGAGCTGGCGCGGCTGCCGCGGCACGCGGTGGTGATCAACGTGGGCCGCGGCGGTGTCGTGGACGAAGAGGCGCTGGCCGCGGCGCTCGGGGACGGGCGGCTGCGGGGGGCGGGGCTCGACGTGTTCGCGCGCGAGCCGCTCCCGGCCGGCTCGCCCCTGTGGGGCCTTCCCAACTGCCTGGTGACGCCCCATGTTTCGGGCACCTCCCACGGCTTCTGGCGGCGCGAGACGGACCTCGTGGTCGAGAACCTCCGGCGCTACTTGGCCGGCGCCCCCCTCCTGAACACCGTCGACAAAAAAGCGGGATACTAG
- a CDS encoding MgtC/SapB family protein, whose amino-acid sequence MTEFLIGLGIPASVVAALRLATLGRLLLASILGGMIGMERELSGKPAGLRTTVLICVGATLLTELSLQIAGLGMEGGFRSDPARLAAQIVPGIGFIGAGAILHGRGRVTGLTTAATLWVATAIGIAVGAGAYVEAIGTTLLVLGTLLLLARFERWLSRHRLHRRYVAAVGRHGSEFEQLEEAIRGGKLDIRIESVERDGDALEVTLRAAGPRHEHDDLLRRLAKEPGVRRVRRG is encoded by the coding sequence GTGACCGAATTCCTCATCGGCCTCGGCATCCCCGCGTCGGTGGTGGCGGCGCTCCGGCTCGCGACGCTGGGGCGGCTGCTGCTGGCGTCCATCCTGGGCGGGATGATCGGGATGGAGCGCGAGCTGTCGGGGAAGCCGGCGGGGCTCAGGACCACGGTGCTGATCTGCGTGGGCGCGACGCTGCTCACGGAGCTGTCGCTCCAGATCGCGGGGCTCGGGATGGAGGGCGGCTTCCGGTCGGACCCGGCGCGGCTCGCGGCGCAGATCGTCCCCGGGATCGGCTTCATCGGCGCCGGGGCGATCCTGCACGGGCGCGGGCGGGTGACGGGGCTCACCACGGCGGCCACGCTGTGGGTGGCCACGGCCATCGGCATCGCGGTGGGCGCCGGCGCCTACGTGGAGGCGATCGGGACCACGCTGCTCGTGCTGGGCACGCTGCTCCTGCTGGCGAGGTTCGAGCGGTGGCTCTCCCGGCACCGCCTGCACCGGCGCTACGTGGCGGCGGTGGGGAGGCACGGCTCCGAATTCGAGCAGCTCGAGGAGGCGATCCGCGGCGGGAAGCTCGACATCCGGATCGAGAGCGTGGAGCGCGACGGCGACGCGCTGGAGGTGACGCTGCGCGCCGCCGGCCCCCGCCACGAGCACGACGACCTGCTCCGCCGCCTGGCGAAGGAGCCCGGCGTCCGCCGCGTCCGGCGGGGGTGA
- the dapB gene encoding 4-hydroxy-tetrahydrodipicolinate reductase — MAEPVRIVLSGATGRMGQTLARMIHEDAGLELLGGIGKMPEPACDVGCPVVETPETAGAWLREADVLVDFSAPALIRRILEMHGGSLDGTAVVVGTTGLMPEETTLLKRAAERAPVLQAANFSVGVNLLLDLAERAAAVLGDDYDVEIVEAHHRRKADAPSGTALALGQAAARGRGVDLDSVRIDGRSGRPGERPRGQVGFHAVRGGDIVGEHRVMLIGDRERIELAHLAQDRALFAEGALRAAKWIAGKPAGTYTMRDVLGL, encoded by the coding sequence ATGGCGGAGCCGGTCCGCATCGTCCTGAGCGGCGCCACCGGGCGGATGGGGCAGACGCTGGCGCGGATGATCCACGAAGACGCCGGCCTGGAGCTGCTGGGCGGGATCGGGAAGATGCCCGAGCCCGCCTGCGACGTCGGCTGCCCGGTGGTGGAGACGCCCGAGACGGCGGGCGCCTGGCTCCGCGAAGCGGACGTGCTGGTCGACTTCTCCGCCCCCGCGCTGATCCGCCGCATCCTGGAGATGCACGGCGGCTCGCTGGACGGCACGGCCGTCGTGGTGGGGACCACGGGGCTGATGCCGGAGGAGACGACGCTGCTGAAGCGGGCGGCGGAGCGCGCGCCGGTGCTGCAGGCGGCCAACTTCAGCGTGGGCGTGAACCTGCTGCTCGACCTGGCCGAGCGCGCCGCCGCGGTGCTGGGCGACGACTACGACGTGGAGATCGTGGAGGCGCACCACCGCCGCAAGGCCGACGCGCCGAGCGGGACGGCGCTGGCGCTCGGACAGGCGGCGGCGCGCGGGCGGGGCGTGGACCTCGACTCGGTGCGGATCGACGGGCGCAGCGGCCGCCCCGGCGAGCGCCCGCGCGGGCAGGTGGGCTTCCACGCGGTGCGCGGCGGCGACATCGTGGGCGAGCACCGCGTGATGCTGATCGGCGACCGCGAGCGCATCGAGCTGGCCCACCTGGCGCAGGACCGCGCGCTCTTCGCCGAGGGCGCGTTGCGCGCGGCGAAGTGGATCGCCGGGAAGCCCGCGGGGACGTACACCATGCGCGACGTGCTGGGGCTGTGA
- the dapA gene encoding 4-hydroxy-tetrahydrodipicolinate synthase, translated as MADGQGGRALFTGSGVALVTPFGGGGVDEDALRDLVRFHLREGSDALVANGSTGEATTMSPEEQRRAAEVVVDECAKQVPVIVGCGGSDTAAVVRLAEGARAAGADAILVSPPPYNKPPQRGIVEHYRRVIDAADLPCIVYNVPGRTACNVLPETIEALADQDPRVVGVKEASGDISQVAELCRRVADRVAVYSGNDDQVVPLLALGGLGVISVLANVAPAPTSRMVHAFLEGDVAESRRLQLRYLPLVAALFREPNPIPVKAAVAMLGFRTGPLRLPLVEASDAVKKELREAMRAVGIDLGES; from the coding sequence ATGGCGGACGGACAGGGCGGCCGGGCGCTCTTCACCGGCTCGGGGGTGGCGCTGGTGACGCCCTTCGGCGGGGGCGGGGTGGACGAGGACGCGCTGCGCGATCTGGTGCGCTTCCACCTGCGCGAGGGCAGCGACGCGCTGGTGGCCAACGGCAGCACCGGCGAGGCCACCACCATGTCGCCCGAGGAGCAGCGCCGCGCGGCGGAAGTCGTCGTCGACGAGTGCGCGAAGCAGGTGCCGGTGATCGTGGGCTGCGGCGGGAGCGACACGGCCGCGGTCGTCCGCCTGGCCGAGGGCGCGCGCGCGGCCGGAGCCGACGCGATCCTCGTCTCGCCCCCTCCCTACAACAAGCCGCCGCAGCGCGGGATCGTCGAGCACTACCGGCGGGTGATCGACGCGGCGGACCTGCCGTGCATCGTCTACAACGTCCCCGGCCGCACCGCCTGCAACGTCCTTCCCGAGACGATCGAGGCGCTGGCGGACCAGGACCCGCGCGTGGTGGGCGTCAAGGAGGCCAGCGGCGACATCTCGCAGGTGGCCGAGCTCTGCCGGAGGGTGGCCGACCGCGTGGCCGTCTACAGCGGCAACGACGACCAGGTGGTGCCGCTGCTGGCGCTGGGCGGGCTGGGCGTCATCTCCGTGCTCGCCAACGTGGCGCCGGCGCCGACCTCGCGGATGGTGCACGCGTTCCTGGAGGGCGACGTGGCCGAGTCGCGCCGGCTCCAGCTCCGGTACCTGCCGCTGGTCGCCGCGCTCTTCCGCGAGCCGAACCCGATCCCCGTGAAGGCCGCCGTGGCGATGCTGGGCTTCCGCACGGGGCCGCTGCGGCTGCCGCTGGTCGAAGCCTCCGACGCGGTGAAGAAGGAGCTGCGCGAGGCGATGCGCGCGGTGGGGATCGACCTGGGGGAGTCGTGA
- the trpS gene encoding tryptophan--tRNA ligase, with translation MRILTGIQPSGAFHIGNYFGAIRPLVQLQERGQVFAIIVDLHALTTLQDADALRANIRNGAVDWLACGLDPERSVFFRQSDLPEHTELMWILTTVTPTGLLERAHAYKDKVAQGLSASAGLFTYPVLQAADILLYDADVVPVGKDQKQHLEIARDIAVKMNEAYGGGQELLKLPEPEIAEEVAVVPGLDGRKMSKSYGNAIEIFGDEKTTRKRIMSIVTDSTPLEAPKDPEGSNIIALYKLVASPEEVRRMEDEHRAGGVGYGEFKKRLFEALWDYFAPMRARREEILARPGYVDEVLADGAARAREIAGPTMERVKRAVGLM, from the coding sequence ATGCGGATTCTGACGGGGATCCAGCCTTCGGGCGCGTTCCACATCGGCAACTACTTCGGGGCGATTCGGCCGCTGGTGCAGCTGCAGGAGCGCGGGCAGGTGTTCGCGATCATCGTGGACCTGCACGCGCTCACCACGCTGCAGGACGCGGACGCGCTGCGCGCCAACATCCGCAACGGGGCGGTGGACTGGCTGGCGTGCGGGCTCGACCCCGAGCGCAGCGTGTTCTTCCGGCAGAGCGACCTGCCGGAGCACACCGAGCTGATGTGGATCCTGACCACCGTCACCCCGACGGGGCTGCTGGAGCGCGCGCACGCCTACAAGGACAAGGTGGCGCAGGGGCTCTCGGCCAGCGCCGGCCTCTTCACCTACCCCGTCCTGCAGGCGGCCGACATCCTCCTCTACGACGCGGACGTGGTGCCCGTGGGGAAGGACCAGAAGCAGCACCTGGAGATCGCCCGCGACATCGCCGTGAAGATGAACGAGGCGTACGGCGGCGGCCAGGAGCTGCTCAAGCTGCCGGAGCCGGAGATCGCCGAGGAGGTGGCGGTGGTTCCCGGGCTCGACGGGCGCAAGATGAGCAAGAGCTACGGCAACGCCATCGAGATCTTCGGCGACGAGAAGACGACGCGGAAGCGCATCATGTCGATCGTCACCGACTCGACGCCGCTGGAGGCGCCGAAGGACCCCGAGGGCTCCAACATCATCGCCCTCTACAAGCTGGTGGCCTCGCCGGAGGAGGTGCGGCGGATGGAGGACGAGCACCGCGCGGGCGGCGTGGGCTACGGCGAGTTCAAGAAGCGGCTGTTCGAGGCGCTGTGGGACTACTTCGCCCCGATGCGCGCCCGCCGCGAGGAGATCCTGGCGCGGCCCGGCTACGTGGACGAGGTGCTGGCCGACGGCGCCGCCCGAGCCCGCGAGATCGCCGGCCCGACGATGGAGCGGGTGAAGCGGGCGGTGGGGTTGATGTGA
- a CDS encoding arginase family protein has protein sequence MSDPLAGLRPAFDPRDPRAPALLRPYADGEPLEGRAVVVGLPYDGGAPRPGARFGPRAVREALAAFGTYDGEREIEPVADLGDVALPAMNGATAHRLMEKAARAVFAAGARPVFLGGDHGCTGSVIRGLAAARPELKLGLVTIDAHLDVREYDDDASLSSGTPFRRALETSVLAGGRVAMIGLRRFANSRHYLEWAEAQGVKLIPLDEVAKQGAVASAKAALYAAARDADALYLSIDLDAVDAAFAPGVSASGIGGLTAREVVELVQTIATHPKLVAADLMELSPPHDHDARTAKLAARLLLELLAAR, from the coding sequence GTGTCCGACCCGCTCGCCGGCCTCCGCCCCGCGTTCGACCCGCGCGATCCGCGCGCCCCCGCGCTGCTGCGCCCGTACGCGGACGGCGAGCCGCTGGAGGGCCGCGCCGTGGTCGTGGGCCTCCCATACGACGGCGGCGCCCCGCGCCCGGGCGCCCGCTTCGGCCCGCGCGCCGTCCGCGAGGCGCTGGCCGCGTTCGGCACGTACGATGGGGAGCGGGAGATCGAGCCCGTGGCCGACCTGGGCGACGTGGCGCTGCCGGCGATGAACGGCGCCACCGCGCACCGGCTCATGGAGAAAGCCGCCCGCGCGGTCTTCGCCGCCGGCGCCAGGCCGGTCTTCCTGGGCGGCGACCACGGCTGCACCGGCTCGGTGATCCGCGGGCTGGCGGCCGCGCGGCCGGAGCTGAAGCTCGGCCTGGTCACCATCGACGCGCACCTGGACGTCCGCGAGTACGACGACGATGCCTCGCTCTCCAGCGGCACCCCCTTCCGCCGCGCGCTGGAGACGAGCGTGCTCGCTGGCGGCCGCGTGGCGATGATCGGCCTGCGCCGCTTCGCCAACTCGCGCCACTACCTGGAGTGGGCCGAGGCGCAGGGCGTCAAGCTGATCCCCCTCGACGAGGTTGCCAAGCAGGGCGCGGTGGCGAGCGCGAAGGCCGCCCTCTACGCCGCCGCCCGCGACGCCGACGCGCTCTACCTGAGCATCGACCTCGACGCCGTGGACGCCGCGTTCGCCCCGGGCGTGAGCGCCTCCGGCATCGGCGGCCTCACCGCGCGCGAAGTGGTCGAGCTGGTGCAGACCATCGCCACCCACCCCAAGCTCGTCGCCGCCGACCTGATGGAGCTCTCCCCGCCCCACGACCACGACGCGCGCACGGCGAAGCTCGCCGCGAGGCTGCTGCTGGAGCTGCTGGCGGCGCGCTAG
- a CDS encoding cystathionine gamma-synthase has protein sequence MLPDHRSDLQSAGFGTRAIHAGQRPDPTTGAIMTPIYQTSTYVQAELGRPQGGYEYARTQNPTREALEGNVASLEGGKHGLAFASGLAATDTMIKLLSAGDHVVCGENVYGGTYRLFDRVISRLGIEFTFVDSSSLDEIRAALRPTTKLVHVETPTNPMMRLTDIAAAAEIAHAAGAWLSVDNTFASPYNQQPLGLGADLVMHSTTKYLNGHSDMVGGLLITSDDELHERLRFLQNAAGAVPGPFDCWLALRGTKTLHVRMAMHNANGALIAAWLSEHPKIQRVYYPGLHSHPQHELAARQMKGFTGMITIETGSLENAKKVVNATRIFSLAESLGGVESLIGHPVMMTHASVPVDRRQAMGLSDGIVRLSCGIEDADDLIADLEQALAQV, from the coding sequence ATGCTGCCCGACCATAGAAGCGACCTGCAGTCCGCCGGCTTCGGCACCCGCGCCATCCACGCGGGGCAGCGGCCCGACCCCACCACCGGCGCCATCATGACGCCGATCTACCAGACCTCCACCTACGTGCAGGCCGAGCTGGGCAGGCCCCAGGGCGGCTACGAGTACGCCCGCACGCAGAACCCCACGCGCGAGGCGCTGGAGGGGAACGTGGCGTCGCTGGAGGGGGGGAAGCACGGGCTGGCGTTCGCGTCGGGGCTGGCCGCCACCGACACCATGATCAAGCTGCTCTCGGCCGGCGACCACGTGGTGTGCGGCGAGAATGTCTACGGCGGCACCTACCGGCTCTTCGACCGGGTGATCTCGCGCCTGGGCATCGAGTTCACCTTCGTCGACAGCTCCAGCCTGGACGAGATCCGCGCGGCGCTCCGCCCGACCACGAAGCTCGTCCATGTAGAGACGCCCACCAACCCGATGATGCGCCTCACCGACATCGCGGCGGCCGCCGAGATCGCGCACGCGGCTGGGGCGTGGCTCTCCGTCGACAACACCTTCGCGTCGCCGTACAACCAGCAGCCGCTGGGGCTCGGCGCCGACCTGGTGATGCACTCCACCACCAAGTACCTGAACGGCCACTCCGACATGGTGGGCGGGCTGCTGATCACGTCGGATGACGAGCTGCACGAGCGGCTGCGCTTCCTGCAGAACGCCGCCGGCGCCGTCCCGGGGCCGTTCGACTGCTGGCTGGCGCTGCGCGGCACCAAGACGCTGCACGTGCGCATGGCCATGCACAACGCCAACGGCGCGCTCATCGCCGCGTGGCTCTCCGAGCACCCGAAGATCCAGCGCGTCTACTACCCCGGCCTCCACTCGCACCCGCAGCACGAGCTGGCCGCGCGGCAGATGAAGGGCTTCACGGGGATGATCACCATCGAGACCGGCTCGCTGGAGAACGCGAAGAAGGTGGTGAACGCCACGCGCATCTTCTCGCTGGCCGAGTCGCTGGGCGGGGTGGAGAGCCTGATCGGCCACCCGGTGATGATGACGCACGCCTCCGTCCCCGTCGACCGCCGCCAGGCGATGGGCCTCTCCGACGGCATCGTGCGCCTCTCCTGCGGCATCGAGGACGCCGACGACCTCATCGCCGACCTGGAGCAGGCGCTGGCGCAGGTTTGA
- the purD gene encoding phosphoribosylamine--glycine ligase, translated as MKILIVGNGGREHALLWKLRRDAPEAEFFVTKANGGMRGATSVPLAPDEIQALAGWVDQNDIDLTVVGPEVPLAEGIVDHFSAHGLCAFGPTRAAAEIESSKAFAKGLMQRHGIPTAAFGAFSELPAAEAYVLGAAGPVVVKASGLAAGKGVVVADSTEEALAAVREMLAGTAFGGAGREVVVEERMTGEELSVFALTDGKHVVPMLAAQDHKRVGEGETGPNTGGMGAYAPVSIATPELMARVQGEILEPTVAALAKEHRPFRGLLYAGLMLTGTGPRVVEFNCRFGDPETQVVLPLLRSSLLEPLDAIARGGSIEGLTLDWEGGAAATTVLASAGYPGGYESGHPVRIPPDLESQGDVIVFHAGTTEGTREGEGGRLVTSGGRVLAVTALAPTVAEAAEKSRRAAGRIEFAGRHFRRDIGWRELERAEAARA; from the coding sequence GTGAAGATCCTGATCGTTGGCAACGGCGGGCGCGAGCACGCGCTCCTGTGGAAGCTCCGGCGCGACGCGCCGGAGGCGGAGTTCTTCGTCACGAAGGCGAACGGGGGGATGCGGGGCGCCACCTCCGTCCCCCTCGCCCCGGACGAGATCCAGGCGCTCGCCGGCTGGGTCGACCAGAACGACATCGATCTCACCGTCGTCGGCCCCGAAGTTCCGCTGGCGGAGGGGATCGTCGACCACTTCTCCGCGCACGGGCTCTGCGCCTTCGGGCCCACCCGCGCCGCCGCCGAGATCGAGAGCTCCAAGGCGTTCGCCAAGGGGCTCATGCAGCGCCACGGCATCCCCACCGCCGCCTTCGGGGCCTTCTCCGAGCTGCCCGCCGCCGAGGCGTACGTCCTTGGCGCCGCCGGCCCGGTGGTGGTGAAGGCGTCGGGGCTGGCCGCCGGCAAGGGCGTCGTCGTCGCCGACTCCACGGAGGAGGCGCTCGCGGCCGTGCGCGAGATGCTGGCCGGCACCGCGTTCGGCGGCGCCGGGCGCGAGGTGGTGGTCGAGGAGCGGATGACGGGCGAGGAGCTCTCCGTCTTCGCGCTCACCGACGGGAAGCACGTGGTGCCGATGCTCGCGGCCCAGGACCACAAGCGCGTCGGCGAGGGCGAGACCGGGCCCAACACCGGCGGGATGGGCGCCTACGCCCCCGTCTCCATCGCCACCCCCGAGCTGATGGCGCGCGTGCAGGGCGAGATCCTGGAGCCCACCGTCGCCGCGCTGGCGAAGGAGCACCGCCCCTTCCGCGGCCTCCTCTACGCCGGGCTCATGCTCACCGGGACGGGCCCGCGCGTGGTGGAGTTCAACTGCCGCTTCGGCGACCCCGAGACGCAGGTGGTGCTCCCCCTGCTGCGCTCCTCGCTCCTGGAGCCGCTCGACGCGATCGCCCGCGGCGGGAGCATCGAGGGGCTCACGCTCGACTGGGAGGGCGGCGCGGCCGCCACCACCGTCCTGGCCTCCGCCGGCTACCCCGGCGGCTACGAGAGCGGCCACCCGGTCCGCATCCCCCCCGACCTGGAGTCGCAGGGCGACGTGATCGTCTTCCACGCCGGCACCACCGAGGGCACCCGCGAGGGCGAGGGCGGCCGGCTGGTGACCTCCGGCGGCCGCGTGCTCGCCGTCACCGCCCTGGCGCCCACCGTCGCCGAAGCGGCCGAGAAGAGCCGCCGCGCCGCCGGGCGCATCGAGTTCGCGGGGCGCCATTTCCGCCGCGACATCGGCTGGCGCGAGCTCGAGCGCGCGGAGGCCGCGCGTGCCTGA
- the mutM gene encoding bifunctional DNA-formamidopyrimidine glycosylase/DNA-(apurinic or apyrimidinic site) lyase, producing the protein MPELPEVETIVRGLAKALPGARIRRVEVLRPDLVEGESPEQFAKALEGKRIRSVARRAKNTVIDVGDGYLLVNLGMTGRLLVTRADDEAPPHLGVRIELDRKRELRYHDVRRFGRLWRMTEAEWRAWEAALGVEPLSDQFTAQWLCEAAGRSRVAIKTWLMDQARVVGVGNIYASEALFRAKVDPRRPANTLAPDECARIRGAVRDVLTESIEFRGTTLLDYRDSSGEPGGFVARLRVYDREGEPCTQCGRPVGRIVQGGRSTFFCEGCQH; encoded by the coding sequence GTGCCTGAGCTCCCCGAGGTCGAGACCATCGTCCGCGGCCTGGCGAAGGCGCTCCCGGGCGCCAGGATCCGCCGCGTCGAGGTGCTGCGCCCCGACCTGGTCGAGGGCGAGTCTCCCGAGCAGTTCGCGAAGGCGCTGGAGGGGAAGCGGATCCGGAGCGTCGCCCGGCGCGCCAAGAACACCGTGATCGACGTGGGCGACGGCTACCTGCTGGTGAACCTGGGGATGACCGGCCGCCTCCTCGTCACCCGCGCGGACGACGAGGCGCCCCCGCACCTGGGCGTGCGGATCGAGCTGGACAGAAAGCGCGAGCTGCGCTACCACGACGTGCGCCGCTTCGGCCGGCTCTGGCGGATGACGGAAGCGGAGTGGCGCGCCTGGGAGGCCGCCCTCGGCGTCGAGCCGCTCTCGGACCAGTTCACCGCCCAGTGGCTGTGCGAGGCCGCCGGCCGCTCGCGCGTGGCGATCAAGACCTGGCTGATGGACCAGGCCCGCGTGGTGGGCGTCGGCAACATCTACGCGAGCGAGGCGCTCTTCCGCGCGAAGGTCGACCCGCGTCGCCCGGCGAACACGCTCGCTCCGGACGAGTGCGCACGCATCCGGGGCGCCGTGCGCGACGTACTTACGGAGTCGATCGAGTTCCGCGGCACCACCCTGCTGGACTACCGCGACTCGAGCGGCGAGCCGGGCGGCTTCGTGGCGCGGCTGCGCGTCTACGACCGCGAGGGCGAGCCGTGCACGCAGTGCGGACGGCCCGTCGGCCGCATCGTGCAGGGCGGCCGCTCCACCTTCTTCTGCGAAGGCTGCCAGCACTGA
- a CDS encoding tetratricopeptide repeat protein: protein MPPALTHGDDVFEGLGVLDEIPGEQGLVLWQTLRDALLWGQAAPDARGALFAPGAERARLAALLAAGIPPEVEEPLKAVAHMVGSPDAAREENVALACRQVAAWADERAMLATALAFAQAAAIVTPADPAAAFAVGRLARRRAEHARAESWYRRTIALARQVGDWPTYARAFLGLGTLYMERGNYPAARRFHERALKVASRNTLHHLEGSAQHNLFSIAVETGKTSEAHERARAALEAYGPTDPHLPRLAQDVADLWNTLGRFDRALPVLERLVSIFQTPAERLAVVGGLARAAGGLGRRDRFQQAWDDVWDLHQGGAAEEMASGAFLDLAHGAASLGLWDRAERAAQTALDLATRRNQGKVRLTAEAVLDSARHHRLAESRTAAASAAEDAAAESLPGEFVRSLQVFEGVG, encoded by the coding sequence GTGCCCCCCGCGCTCACGCACGGCGACGACGTGTTCGAGGGCCTGGGCGTGCTCGACGAGATCCCGGGCGAGCAGGGGCTGGTCCTCTGGCAGACGCTGCGCGACGCCCTCCTCTGGGGGCAGGCCGCGCCGGACGCCCGGGGCGCTCTCTTCGCGCCGGGCGCGGAGCGGGCGCGGCTGGCCGCCCTGCTGGCCGCCGGGATCCCGCCCGAGGTGGAGGAGCCGCTCAAGGCGGTGGCCCACATGGTGGGCAGCCCCGACGCGGCGCGCGAGGAGAACGTGGCGCTCGCCTGCCGCCAGGTGGCCGCGTGGGCCGACGAGCGCGCGATGCTGGCCACGGCGCTGGCCTTCGCGCAGGCCGCGGCGATCGTGACCCCGGCCGACCCCGCGGCGGCGTTCGCCGTGGGCCGCCTGGCCCGCCGCCGCGCCGAGCACGCGCGCGCCGAGAGCTGGTACCGGCGCACCATCGCGCTGGCCCGCCAGGTGGGCGACTGGCCCACCTACGCCCGCGCCTTCCTGGGGCTGGGCACCCTGTACATGGAGCGCGGCAACTACCCGGCGGCCAGGCGCTTCCACGAGCGCGCGCTCAAGGTGGCCAGCCGCAACACGCTGCACCACCTGGAGGGGAGCGCGCAGCACAACCTGTTCAGCATCGCCGTCGAGACGGGGAAGACGTCGGAAGCCCACGAGCGGGCGCGCGCCGCCCTGGAGGCGTACGGCCCCACCGACCCGCACCTGCCGCGCCTGGCACAAGACGTCGCCGATCTCTGGAACACGCTGGGCCGGTTCGACCGCGCCCTGCCGGTGCTGGAGCGCCTCGTCTCCATCTTCCAGACCCCCGCCGAGCGCCTGGCGGTCGTCGGAGGCCTCGCCCGGGCGGCGGGCGGGCTGGGGCGCAGGGACCGCTTCCAGCAGGCGTGGGACGACGTCTGGGACCTCCACCAGGGCGGTGCGGCGGAGGAGATGGCGTCTGGCGCGTTCCTGGACCTGGCGCACGGGGCCGCCAGCCTCGGCCTGTGGGACCGGGCGGAGCGCGCGGCGCAGACCGCGCTGGACCTCGCCACCCGGCGCAACCAGGGGAAGGTGCGGCTCACGGCCGAGGCGGTGCTCGACTCCGCCCGCCACCACCGCCTCGCCGAGAGCCGGACGGCCGCGGCGTCGGCCGCGGAGGACGCCGCCGCCGAGTCGCTGCCGGGCGAGTTCGTCCGCTCGCTTCAGGTGTTCGAGGGCGTGGGCTGA